A single Chryseobacterium sp. DNA region contains:
- a CDS encoding efflux RND transporter permease subunit, translating into MVEMFIRRKVLSLVISILFVLLGIMALLKMPITQFPDIVPPSVTVTAKYTGANAEVSANAVALPLERAINGVPGMTYMSTVTSNDGLTLIQVFFEVGTDPDVAAVNVQNRVTTILDELPEEVIRAGVTTEKEVNSMLMYLNITSTDPSQDEQFIYNFTDINVLQELKRIDGVGRAEIMGQKEYSMRVWLDPQKMAAYNISADEVISSLQKQNISAAPGKVGETSGKTSSQLQYVIKYKGKFFEPKQYEEVPIRSDVDGTILKLKDIAKVEFGAMNYGMVSKTDGRPSASIMMKQRPGSNASEVIESVKTKMEELKVSSFPPGMEYNMAYDVSRFLDASISAVLTTLIEAFILVGIVVFIFLQDWRSTLIPVLAVPVALVGTFAFMNMLDFSVNLLTLFALVLAIGIVVDNAIVVVEAVHVKMEEGMNAMDATISATKEIAGAVVAITIVMSAVFIPVAFLDGPVGVFYRQFSLTLAISIVISGVNALTLTPALCAIILKPHDHNRKKTIVDRFFQSFNTGFDRMTNTYVGILSKFATRTTVTFGLLFLFIALTFVTGKFLPTGFIPMEDQGMVYVSVTTPQGATVERTEKVLDEVTVIAKKIEGVENVTTLAGYSIVTEIAGSSYGMAMINLKDWKERSISVNDLIAELSEKTKGIADAQIEIFAPPTVPGFGNTSGFELRLLDRTGGTIENTDKITKDFVKKLNETPELQNSFTSFDATFPQYMINVDYDMAAKKGVSVDNAMSTLQTMLGSYYATNFIRFSQMYKVMVQASPEHRDTPESILNLYLKNDKGEMVPFSTFITIEKVYGPEVLTRYNMYMSAMINGEPADGYSSGDAIAAVERVAKETLPRGFDIEWSGMTREEILSGNQTVYIFLICLLFVYLLLAAQYESFLLPLPVLLSLPTGIFGSYIALVMAGLDNNIYAQVALVMLIGLLAKNAILIVEFAVARNKQGFDIIPAAIEGARQRLRPILMTSFAFVAGLIPLCIASGAGAIGNRSIGTAAAGGMLIGTIFGLVVIPGLYIFFAKLENKKKDEKIKS; encoded by the coding sequence ATGGTAGAAATGTTTATAAGACGAAAGGTGCTTTCGTTGGTTATCTCTATATTATTTGTGCTCCTGGGAATCATGGCATTACTGAAAATGCCGATCACACAATTCCCTGATATTGTACCGCCGTCCGTTACCGTAACAGCAAAATACACCGGAGCAAATGCGGAAGTATCAGCCAATGCAGTAGCGCTTCCTCTGGAACGGGCCATCAATGGAGTTCCAGGAATGACATATATGTCAACAGTTACCTCGAACGATGGGCTTACCCTGATCCAGGTTTTCTTTGAAGTAGGGACAGATCCCGATGTAGCGGCTGTAAACGTTCAGAACAGGGTGACAACCATTCTTGATGAGCTTCCTGAAGAAGTGATCAGGGCCGGTGTAACCACTGAAAAAGAGGTGAACAGTATGCTGATGTACCTTAACATTACGAGTACAGATCCAAGCCAGGATGAACAGTTCATTTACAACTTTACAGATATTAATGTTCTCCAGGAACTGAAACGTATTGACGGAGTAGGACGTGCTGAGATTATGGGGCAGAAAGAATACTCGATGCGGGTATGGCTGGATCCCCAGAAAATGGCAGCGTACAATATTTCAGCAGATGAAGTGATCAGCTCATTGCAGAAGCAGAATATTTCGGCAGCTCCTGGAAAAGTGGGGGAAACCTCCGGGAAAACGTCTAGCCAGCTTCAGTATGTAATCAAATACAAAGGAAAATTTTTTGAACCTAAGCAGTATGAAGAAGTTCCCATCCGGTCTGACGTAGACGGAACGATTTTAAAGCTTAAAGATATTGCCAAAGTAGAATTCGGGGCCATGAATTACGGAATGGTTTCCAAAACAGACGGAAGACCTTCTGCTTCTATTATGATGAAACAGCGTCCCGGTTCCAATGCTTCTGAAGTGATCGAAAGTGTAAAAACAAAAATGGAAGAACTCAAAGTTTCCTCTTTCCCTCCGGGAATGGAATATAATATGGCTTATGATGTTTCCAGGTTCCTGGATGCTTCCATCAGTGCCGTATTGACGACACTTATTGAAGCCTTTATTTTAGTTGGAATCGTAGTATTTATTTTCCTTCAGGACTGGCGTTCCACATTAATTCCGGTGCTGGCTGTTCCGGTAGCGCTTGTAGGAACCTTTGCTTTCATGAATATGCTGGATTTTTCTGTCAACCTGCTGACTCTATTTGCTTTGGTTCTGGCGATCGGAATTGTGGTGGATAATGCAATTGTCGTCGTGGAAGCGGTTCACGTTAAAATGGAGGAAGGAATGAATGCGATGGATGCCACCATCAGTGCTACAAAAGAAATTGCAGGAGCGGTAGTGGCAATTACCATCGTGATGTCTGCTGTGTTTATTCCTGTAGCGTTTCTGGATGGTCCGGTAGGAGTGTTTTACCGCCAGTTTTCATTAACGCTGGCCATCAGTATTGTTATTTCAGGGGTCAATGCACTGACTCTTACCCCGGCGCTTTGTGCTATTATTTTAAAACCTCATGATCATAACAGGAAGAAAACGATCGTTGACCGGTTTTTCCAGAGTTTTAATACAGGTTTTGACCGGATGACCAATACTTATGTAGGAATTTTATCAAAATTTGCCACAAGAACTACCGTTACTTTTGGTCTGCTATTTTTATTCATAGCACTCACTTTTGTGACCGGTAAGTTTCTTCCCACAGGCTTTATCCCTATGGAAGACCAGGGAATGGTGTACGTAAGTGTTACCACTCCGCAGGGGGCAACCGTAGAAAGAACAGAAAAAGTACTGGATGAGGTGACGGTGATCGCCAAAAAGATAGAAGGAGTGGAAAACGTAACGACACTTGCCGGATACAGTATTGTAACAGAAATAGCGGGTTCGTCTTACGGAATGGCAATGATCAACCTTAAAGACTGGAAAGAAAGAAGTATTTCAGTGAACGATCTGATCGCAGAGCTTTCTGAAAAAACAAAGGGTATTGCAGATGCCCAGATTGAAATTTTTGCACCGCCTACGGTTCCTGGATTCGGAAATACCAGTGGCTTTGAATTGCGTTTGTTAGACAGGACCGGAGGTACGATTGAGAATACAGATAAAATCACCAAAGATTTTGTCAAAAAACTCAATGAAACTCCTGAGCTGCAGAACAGTTTTACCAGTTTTGATGCTACCTTTCCGCAATACATGATCAATGTGGATTATGATATGGCGGCGAAGAAAGGAGTTTCCGTAGACAATGCAATGTCAACTTTGCAGACCATGCTGGGTTCTTATTATGCAACAAATTTCATCCGTTTCAGCCAGATGTATAAAGTAATGGTTCAGGCAAGCCCGGAACACAGAGATACTCCGGAGAGTATTCTGAATTTATACTTGAAGAATGACAAAGGTGAAATGGTGCCCTTTTCAACATTTATCACGATTGAAAAAGTATATGGTCCTGAGGTCCTGACAAGGTATAATATGTATATGTCTGCCATGATCAACGGAGAGCCGGCAGATGGCTATAGCTCGGGAGATGCCATTGCAGCAGTAGAAAGAGTAGCCAAGGAGACCCTTCCGCGGGGATTTGATATTGAATGGTCAGGGATGACCAGGGAGGAAATTCTGTCAGGAAACCAAACCGTTTACATTTTCCTGATCTGTCTGTTGTTCGTATACCTTTTGCTGGCAGCACAATATGAAAGTTTCCTTCTTCCGCTTCCGGTACTATTAAGCCTGCCGACAGGAATTTTCGGGTCTTATATTGCCCTGGTCATGGCTGGTCTGGATAATAATATTTATGCACAGGTAGCGCTGGTCATGCTGATCGGGCTTTTGGCTAAAAATGCAATTCTGATTGTAGAATTTGCCGTTGCCAGAAACAAACAGGGCTTTGATATTATTCCTGCGGCAATCGAAGGGGCAAGGCAGCGTCTGCGGCCGATCCTGATGACTTCCTTTGCGTTTGTGGCCGGGCTGATTCCATTGTGTATTGCCTCCGGAGCAGGAGCCATAGGAAACCGCTCTATCGGTACCGCTGCAGCGGGAGGAATGTTGATCGGAACTATTTTCGGGCTGGTGGTCATTCCCGGGCTGTATATATTCTTTGCAAAACTTGAAAATAAGAAGAAAGATGAAAAGATTAAATCATAG